Proteins encoded in a region of the Sugiyamaella lignohabitans strain CBS 10342 chromosome B, complete sequence genome:
- the POX1 gene encoding acyl-CoA oxidase (Fatty-acyl coenzyme A oxidase; involved in the fatty acid beta-oxidation pathway; localized to the peroxisomal matrix; GO_component: GO:0005782 - peroxisomal matrix [Evidence IDA] [PMID 11967269]; GO_component: GO:0005777 - peroxisome [Evidence IEA,IEA,IEA]; GO_function: GO:0003995 - acyl-CoA dehydrogenase activity [Evidence IEA]; GO_function: GO:0003997 - acyl-CoA oxidase activity [Evidence IEA,IEA]; GO_function: GO:0003997 - acyl-CoA oxidase activity [Evidence ISA] [PMID 2189786]; GO_function: GO:0050660 - flavin adenine dinucleotide binding [Evidence IEA]; GO_function: GO:0016491 - oxidoreductase activity [Evidence IEA]; GO_function: GO:0016627 - oxidoreductase activity, acting on the CH-CH group of donors [Evidence IEA]; GO_process: GO:0006635 - fatty acid beta-oxidation [Evidence IEA]; GO_process: GO:0006635 - fatty acid beta-oxidation [Evidence IMP] [PMID 12819196]; GO_process: GO:0033540 - fatty acid beta-oxidation using acyl-CoA oxidase [Evidence IEA]; GO_process: GO:0033540 - fatty acid beta-oxidation using acyl-CoA oxidase [Evidence ISA] [PMID 2189786]; GO_process: GO:0006631 - fatty acid metabolic process [Evidence IEA,IEA]; GO_process: GO:0006629 - lipid metabolic process [Evidence IEA]; GO_process: GO:0008152 - metabolic process [Evidence IEA]; GO_process: GO:0055114 - oxidation-reduction process [Evidence IEA,IEA]), whose amino-acid sequence MSSASQRLQQLALNPTANVVIDGKKYDTYTEPPKALGGERAKTKFDVRELTYFLDGGKDSTEKNETVMEMIERDPIFENDDFYDLSKDETRVVSMARVGKICDYILAAESEKDISRRLSLIGLVDPGAYTRIGVHFGLFLSGVRGGGTAEQLSYWISKGAGNLKQFFGCFAMTEIGHGSNVAGLETTATFDEATDEFIINTPHLAATKWWIGGAAHTATHTLCYARLIVKGKDYGVKNFVVPLRNIHDHSLKPGIAVGDIGKKFGRDGIDNGWIQFSNVRIPRQFMLMKYNKIDSQGNVTQPPLAQLAYGALIGGRVSMVSDSFQVSKRFLTIAIRYAAARRQFSAVEGTPETKILDYTYHQRRLLPRLAYAYGMRAAAEELYDVYYSATDKLASTSTSNKAELQAAIEDVKELFSLSAGLKAFSTWGAAEIIDQTRQACGGHGYSGYNGFGQGYADWVVNCTWEGDNNILTLSAGRSLIQSGLQLRKGNRVGSAVGYLNRLDSLKKAKLNGRDILDPKVIQEAWESVSAQAIDHTVDQFVNLTEKKGLTASQAFEELSQQRFEIARIHTRNYVVRAFFDKIAHSATPGIKETLTEVALLFALWSIENDSSLFLKYGFFNSEDLDKVTEHVNTYCKKVREQAIGLTDAFNLSDFFINAPIGNFDGDVYKHYFNKVVRRNPSRDAKPHYYESSMRPFLFREEDPEIDVSELEED is encoded by the coding sequence ATGTCTTCGGCTTCTCAACGTTTACAACAGTTGGCACTCAACCCAACTGCCAATGTCGTTATTGACGGCAAGAAATATGATACTTACACCGAGCCTCCCAAGGCTTTGGGTGGAGAACGTGCCAAGACTAAATTCGATGTACGTGAACTGACATATTTCTTGGATGGCGGCAAGGATAGTACTGAAAAGAACGAGACTGTCATGGAAATGATTGAGAGAGACCCTATTTTCGAGAATGACGATTTCTATGATTTGTCCAAGGATGAGACTCGTGTTGTGTCCATGGCTAGAGTCGGTAAGATTTGTGATTATattcttgctgctgagagTGAAAAGGATATTTCTCGTAGACTATCGTTAATTGGTCTTGTCGACCCTGGTGCTTATACTAGAATCGGAGTTCactttggtttgtttttgagtGGTGTTCGTGGAGGTGGTACTGCTGAACAATTGTCATACTGGATTTCAAAGGGTGCTGGTAACTTGAAGCAATTTTTTGGCTGTTTTGCCATGACCGAGATTGGTCACGGATCTAatgttgctggtcttgAGACTACTGCTACTTTTGACGAAGCTACTGACGAGTTTATTATCAACACTCCTCACTTGGCTGCTACCAAGTGGTGGATTGGTGGAGCTGCTCACACTGCCACTCACACTCTTTGTTATGCTAGACTTATTGTGAAGGGCAAGGACTACGGTGTCAAGAATTTCGTTGTTCCCTTGAGAAACATCCACGACCACTCGCTAAAACCCGGTATTGCTGTGGGTGATATTGGTAAGAAGTTTGGTCGTGACGGTATTGATAACGGTTGGATCCAATTCTCTAATGTGCGTATTCCTCGTCAATTCATGTTGATGAAGTACAATAAGATCGATAGCCAGGGTAATGTTACCCAACCTCCTTTGGCCCAATTGGCTTATGGTGCTTTGATCGGTGGTAGAGTCAGTATGGTCAGTGATTCGTTCCAAGTTTCCAAGCGTTTCTTGACTATTGCTATCAGatatgctgctgctcgtCGTCAATTCTCTGCTGTTGAAGGAACTCCTGAGACCAAGATTCTTGATTATACTTATCACCAGAGAAGGCTCTTGCCCCGTTTGGCATATGCTTATGGTATGAGAGCTGCTGCCGAGGAGCTGTATGATGTTTACTATTCTGCCACTGATAAGTTGGCCAGCACTTCCACCAGTAACAAGGCCGAATTGCAGGCTGCTATTGAGGATGTCAAGGAGTTGTTCTCGCTTTCTGCCGGTCTTAAGGCGTTCTCGACTTGGGGTGCTGCCGAGATCATTGACCAGACCCGTCAAGCCTGTGGTGGTCACGGATACTCTGGATACAATGGATTCGGACAAGGATATGCCGACTGGGTTGTCAACTGTACTTGGGAGGGTGATAATAACATTCTTACTTTGTCAGCTGGACGTTCGCTCATCCAAAGTGGTTTGCAGCTTCGTAAGGGTAACAGAGTCGGTTCTGCCGTTGGCTACTTGAACCGTCTTGACTCTCTTAAGAAGGCCAAGCTCAATGGCCGAGACATTCTCGACCCCAAGGTTATTCAAGAGGCCTGGGAGTCTGTTTCCGCACAAGCTATTGACCACACTGTCGACCAGTTTGTCAACCTGACCGAGAAGAAGGGATTGACTGCCTCGCAGGCTTTCGAGGAGCTGTCACAACAGAGATTCGAGATTGCCCGTATCCACACACGAAATTACGTTGTTCGAGCATTCTTCGACAAGATCGCCCATTCTGCCACTCCCGGAATCAAGGAGACCCTTACCGAAGTGGCTCTTTTGTTTGCTCTGTGGTCGATTGAGAATGACAGCTCGCTGTTCCTCAAGTACggtttcttcaactccgAGGACCTCGACAAGGTCACCGAGCACGTCAACACGTACTGCAAGAAGGTCCGTGAGCAAGCCATTGGACTCACTGACGCGTTCAACCTCAGcgacttcttcatcaacgCCCCCATCGGTAACTTCGACGGTGACGTCTACAAGCACTACTTCAACAAAGTGGTCCGCCGCAACCCCTCTCGCGACGCCAAACCCCACTATTATGAGTCATCGATGCGCCCCTTCCTGTTCAGAGAAGAGGACCCCGAGATCGATGTCTCGGAACTCGAAGAAGACTAA
- the VPS28 gene encoding ESCRT-I subunit protein VPS28 (Component of the ESCRT-I complex; complex is involved in ubiquitin-dependent sorting of proteins into the endosome; conserved C-terminal domain interacts with ESCRT-III subunit Vps20p; other members include Stp22p, Srn2p, Vps28p, and Mvb12p; GO_component: GO:0000813 - ESCRT I complex [Evidence IPI] [PMID 11511343]; GO_component: GO:0000813 - ESCRT I complex [Evidence IDA] [PMID 15044434]; GO_component: GO:0000813 - ESCRT I complex [Evidence IPI] [PMID 16615894]; GO_component: GO:0005737 - cytoplasm [Evidence IEA,IEA]; GO_component: GO:0005768 - endosome [Evidence IEA,IEA]; GO_component: GO:0005768 - endosome [Evidence IDA] [PMID 11511343]; GO_component: GO:0031902 - late endosome membrane [Evidence IEA]; GO_component: GO:0016020 - membrane [Evidence IEA]; GO_function: GO:0032403 - protein complex binding [Evidence IDA,IPI] [PMID 17215868]; GO_process: GO:0006612 - protein targeting to membrane [Evidence IMP,IPI] [PMID 11511343]; GO_process: GO:0006623 - protein targeting to vacuole [Evidence IMP,IPI] [PMID 11511343]; GO_process: GO:0015031 - protein transport [Evidence IEA]; GO_process: GO:0006810 - transport [Evidence IEA]; GO_process: GO:0043162 - ubiquitin-dependent protein catabolic process via the multivesicular body sorting pathway [Evidence IC] [PMID 15086794]), producing MKQVHVGEPKLPLMNIPPPYAPANNSYGRVSNINLNEEVKLYTTAKQRELWESLAEIYSIIVTLDKLEKGYLRDSISHSEYTPACLRLLAQYNTILKNDEVSNQFGDLDSFKRKYNMDHASATSRLKIGVPATVEQAVDSPASQVNSALMPNGGPTPLHGGVSAKAVAEATGNFITTMDGLKLNFKAKDQLHPLLSELMTSLNKVTNSDFEGRGKIVQWLITLNGMKINEELSDEQVRQLMFDLDSAYKAFYTTLQ from the coding sequence ATGAAGCAAGTTCATGTTGGTGAACCCAAATTGCCCCTCATGAATATTCCACCTCCATACGCTCCAGCTAATAACTCATATGGTAGAGTTAGTAATATCAATCTCAATGAGGAGGTCAAACTGTATACTACGGCAAAACAGAGAGAGCTGTGGGAGTCATTGGCGGAGATATACTCCATTATTGTGACTCTAGATAAGCTGGAGAAGGGCTATCTCCGAGACTCAATTTCCCATTCTGAATACACACCAGCCTGTTTAAGGCTCTTAGCACAATATAACACGATTCTGAAAAATGATGAAGTATCAAATCAGTTTGGTGATTTAGACTCTTTTAAGAGGAAATATAACATGGACCATGCCAGTGCAACCTCTCGTCTGAAGATAGGTGTACCAGCCACGGTTGAACAGGCAGTAGACTCACCTGCTTCTCAAGTAAACTCGGCATTAATGCCTAATGGCGGTCCAACACCACTTCATGGAGGTGTATCTGCTAAAGCAGTTGCCGAAGCTACTGGCAacttcatcaccaccatgGATGGACTCAAgctcaatttcaaagccaAAGACCAATTGCATCCTCTACTCAGTGAGCTAATGACCAGTCTAAACAAAGTCACTAACAGTGATTTTGAGGGCCGTGGTAAGATTGTTCAGTGGCTCATCACCCTCAATGGCATGAAAATCAATGAAGAACTGTCGGACGAGCAGGTTCGCCAGCTTATGTTTGATTTGGACAGTGCATACAAAGCCTTCTACACGACCCTGCAATAA
- the NOG2 gene encoding putative GTPase NOG2 (Putative GTPase; associates with pre-60S ribosomal subunits in the nucleolus and is required for their nuclear export and maturation; GO_component: GO:0005730 - nucleolus [Evidence IEA,IEA]; GO_component: GO:0005730 - nucleolus [Evidence IDA] [PMID 11707418]; GO_component: GO:0005654 - nucleoplasm [Evidence IDA] [PMID 11707418]; GO_component: GO:0005634 - nucleus [Evidence IEA]; GO_component: GO:0005634 - nucleus [Evidence IDA] [PMID 10684247]; GO_component: GO:0030687 - preribosome, large subunit precursor [Evidence IDA] [PMID 17443350]; GO_component: GO:0030687 - preribosome, large subunit precursor [Evidence IDA] [PMID 22735702]; GO_component: GO:0030687 - preribosome, large subunit precursor [Evidence IDA] [PMID 23212245]; GO_function: GO:0005525 - GTP binding [Evidence IEA,IEA]; GO_function: GO:0003924 - GTPase activity [Evidence TAS] [PMID 12362983]; GO_function: GO:0000166 - nucleotide binding [Evidence IEA]; GO_process: GO:0000055 - ribosomal large subunit export from nucleus [Evidence IMP] [PMID 11583615]; GO_process: GO:0000055 - ribosomal large subunit export from nucleus [Evidence IMP,IPI] [PMID 11707418]; GO_process: GO:0042254 - ribosome biogenesis [Evidence IEA]): protein MKRIFLIDCPGIVPPNAKDTEADILFRGVVRVEHVSHPEQFIPVLLEKCKPQHLERTYEVSGWKNATEFLELIARKHGRLLKGGEPDESGVAKLVLNDFNRGKIPWFVPPPFDDDEDKDSNGLQARAGRLGEMRKRSKRTDDDDSQQKAESKKTKTAASDEEAEEWTGLSQ, encoded by the coding sequence ATGAAGAGAATCTTCCTCATTGATTGTCCTGGTATTGTTCCTCCTAATGCCAAAGACACCGAGGCCGATATTCTGTTCCGAGGAGTGGTCCGAGTGGAACATGTCTCGCATCCCGAACAGTTCATTCCCGTGCTACTAGAAAAGTGTAAACCACAGCATCTGGAGCGAACGTACGAGGTTTCTGGCTGGAAAAATGCCACTGAGTTCTTAGAACTGATTGCCCGAAAACACGGACGTCTGTTGAAGGGAGGCGAACCTGACGAGTCGGGTGTGGCTAAACTGGTTCTCAACGATTTCAACCGAGGCAAGATCCCCTGGTTCGTACCTCCTCCTTtcgatgacgacgaagacaaAGACTCGAACGGTTTACAAGCACGAGCTGGTCGTCTGGGAGAAATGCGGAAACGGTCCAAACGAactgacgacgatgacagCCAACAAAAAGCCGAATccaaaaagacaaaaacCGCTGCCAGCGACGAAGAGGCCGAGGAGTGGACCGGGCTCTCGCAATAG
- the MDR1 gene encoding Mdr1p (Cytoplasmic GTPase-activating protein; activates Ypt/Rab transport GTPases Ypt6p, Ypt31p and Sec4p; involved in recycling of internalized proteins and regulation of Golgi secretory function; GO_component: GO:0005737 - cytoplasm [Evidence IEA,IEA]; GO_component: GO:0005737 - cytoplasm [Evidence IDA] [PMID 12807768]; GO_function: GO:0005096 - GTPase activator activity [Evidence IEA]; GO_function: GO:0005097 - Rab GTPase activator activity [Evidence IEA]; GO_function: GO:0005097 - Rab GTPase activator activity [Evidence IDA,ISS] [PMID 10559187]; GO_function: GO:0005509 - calcium ion binding [Evidence IEA]; GO_process: GO:0006886 - intracellular protein transport [Evidence IGI] [PMID 15574876]; GO_process: GO:0043547 - positive regulation of GTPase activity [Evidence IEA]; GO_process: GO:0032851 - positive regulation of Rab GTPase activity [Evidence IEA]; GO_process: GO:0032313 - regulation of Rab GTPase activity [Evidence IEA]), whose amino-acid sequence MSDLDSPCAPFQSEQVPDLVPDRIRRLSTKRSVSINTVTPTVARSNQFEPAENSATGIQANGSNHSVHGSGHGSGHGSGHDSRHGSIEEDQQNEHSEVTSQLDNESQIEPSDDEDDVFSPVDSDQKSIVRSLFDDELPESVPGNLHLAKDSTIARFVERHGLFTVVRQLAKDLAEREAQLALIRRQNEDRERELRKMLIEVGVARSDIDKRLMNMSATSVRNPSAIMDELMNEALESPLQRSSEKVSSGTMVTSTPVAKQKNDWIKILSGMVDNSSLPPPALGRRSIYSRSSSPSLMSADYQSIPEVVPDNNTVESPDQIHLQQQQQPTSNTPASKLYRSGPLELETIVPHDSQPPTLRPNDHIGTLVDRFGFIYDRHQRASSKTVTKDSSFASEDSNNSLESSVSGLSLNVKNVPTVTTATATTVREESDGYTSDDETAENDETKLDNKRSETETNSVTDEIPTLPLAATATHLSGIPVAVTTSPSTVLSTTAVTTTGVTTTTPTSNLPDVVKARSSGISSPSPKSNPFESQSPHQTHLLHDHGDTENTTPTRQQLRNKPQSMGLLLAKLSDLHDEMQKSQIQKWDDFLQKINARHSGGTSNTSMAAVNLLLSTTASLYSSSSHNNSSKGSKNNHDQGKLSEGDDIIEAGQLIGVKGSLLGPPSSRLHKEFTDLIYSGIPIAYRPKVWGECSGAWILKEPGTYDSLVSRTGKTEAIDQIDLDLHRTMPHNIFFGGSGAGVEKLRRVLVAYSYFNPEIGYCQGMNMIAAILLLTYPTEEDAFWSLVSLVENILPPGFFSPPLLTSRASQQVLKDYFQRLFPQLHDHMEQLDVDIQHITFDWFLSCFTEALPVEVLFRSWDVLLCAAGEVYLFQLALALFKIHESRLLGLKSGAEVYSFMKSLNTYPIGADLVIRQANAFSNAVTIGDIEKLRSKVDI is encoded by the coding sequence ATGTCAGACCTTGATTCGCCTTGTGCTCCGTTCCAGTCTGAACAAGTACCAGATCTGGTTCCCGACCGAATAAGACGATTGTCTACAAAGCGGTCTGTCAGTATTAATACTGTGACTCCGACAGTTGCCAGGAGTAATCAATTTGAACCAGCAGAGAATAGTGCCACAGGGATCCAAGCTAATGGTAGTAACCACAGTGTTCATGGCAGTGGTCATGGCAGTGGTCATGGCAGTGGACATGACAGTCGACATGGCAGCattgaagaagaccaaCAAAATGAACACAGTGAAGTAACTTCGCAATTGGATAATGAGAGCCAGATAGAACCGTCtgatgacgaggacgaTGTGTTTTCTCCTGTTGATAGTGATCAGAAAAGTATAGTCAGATCGCTTTTCGACGACGAGCTGCCAGAATCAGTTCCTGGTAACCTTCATTTGGCAAAGGACTCGACTATTGCTAGATTTGTCGAACGACATGGACTGTTTACAGTGGTTAGACAGTTGGCTAAAGATCTTGCAGAACGAGAGGCTCAATTAGCTCTGATTAGAAGACAAAATGAAGATAGAGAGCGAGAACTTAGAAAGATGCTGATTGAAGTAGGGGTTGCCAGATCGGACATTGACAAACGACTTATGAACATGAGTGCTACATCGGTGCGAAATCCAAGTGCTATCATGGATGAACTGATGAATGAAGCATTAGAATCGCCATTACAACGAAGTTCTGAAAAGGTGTCGTCTGGTACAATGGTCACTTCGACTCCAGTAgcgaaacaaaaaaacgACTGGATCAAGATACTTTCAGGGATGGTCGACAATTCTTCTTTACCACCTCCTGCtcttggaagaagaagtatttatagtagaagcagcagtcCTAGCTTGATGTCTGCCGATTATCAGAGTATTCCCGAGGTTGTTCCCGATAACAATACAGTAGAAAGCCCTGATCAGATAcatttgcagcagcagcagcagccgacATCCAACACTCCGGCATCGAAATTATACCGCAGTGGTCCTTTAGAACTGGAAACTATTGTTCCTCACGACAGTCAGCCTCCGACTTTACGGCCAAATGATCATATTGGTACACTTGTAGACAGGTTCGGTTTTATATACGATCGTCACCAACGAGCCAGTTCTAAAACGGTCACAAAAGACTCTTCTTTTGCGTCTGAAGATAGCAATAACTCTCTTGAATCGAGTGTGAGTGGGCTCAGTCTCAATGTGAAAAATGTACCTACTGTAACCACTGCCACGGCAACAACTGTCAGAGAAGAAAGTGACGGGTATACTAGCGACGACGAAACTGCCGAGAATGATGAGACCAAACTAGATAACAAACGAAGTGAAACCGAAACAAACTCTGTTACTGACGAGATTCCCACTCTACCGTTAGCTGCTACTGCAACTCATCTATCTGGCATACCTGTAGCGGTTACTACTAGTCCTTCGACTGTCCTATCCACTACAGCCGTCACTACAACAGGAGTTACTACCACTACACCCACGTCCAATCTTCCCGACGTCGTCAAGGCTCGTAGTAGCGGGATTTCTAGTCCTTCTCCCAAATCCAACCCCTTTGAGAGTCAATCCCCCCACCAAACACATCTACTACATGATCACGGTGACACTGAAAACACTACTCCAACCAGACAGCAGCTTCGTAACAAACCACAATCAATGGGCCTGCTGCTTGCCAAGCTGTCTGATTTGCATGACGAGATGCAAAAAtctcaaatccaaaaaTGGGACGATTTCCTACAGAAAATCAATGCTCGCCATTCTGGTGGCACGAGCAACACAAGCATGGCGGCCGTcaaccttcttcttagcaCTACTGCCAGCCTCTATAGCAGTAGTTCTCATAATAATTCGTCCAAGGGctcaaaaaataatcatgATCAGGGCAAACTCTCTGAAGGAGACGACATTATCGAGGCTGGCCAACTCATAGGAGTCAAGGGATCACTCCTCGGACCTCCTAGTAGCCGTCTACATAAAGAGTTTACtgatcttatttattcaggAATCCCTATTGCATATCGACCAAAAGTCTGGGGCGAGTGTTCTGGAGCATGGATCCTCAAAGAACCTGGAACATACGATTCGCTCGTATCGAGAACAGGAAAAACTGAAGCTATTGACCAAATAGACCTGGATCTTCATCGGACGATGCCTCATAACATATTTTTCGGTGGATCCGGTGCTGGAGTAGAGAAACTGCGTAGGGTTCTTGTGGCATACAGCTACTTCAACCCGGAAATCGGCTACTGCCAAGGTATGAATATGATCGCTGCCATTCTTTTACTGACATATCCTACCGAGGAAGACGCGTTTTGGTCTTTAGTCAGTTTAGTCGAGAACATTCTCCCGCCTGGATTTTTCAGTCCGCCACTGCTCACTTCGCGAGCTTCTCAACAAGTACTAAAAGACTATTTCCAGAGACTGTTTCCGCAGTTGCATGATCACATGGAACAACTCGATGTCGACATTCAGCACATCACTTTCGACTGGTTCCTATCATGCTTCACCGAAGCACTACCTGTAGAAGTGCTGTTCCGGAGCTGGGACGTACTTCTGTGTGCTGCCGGAGAAGTGTATTTATTCCAACTTGCATTAGCGCTCTTCAAGATCCACGAGTCGCGTCTCCTAGGACTCAAATCCGGAGCCGAAGTCTACAGCTTCATGAAATCCCTCAACACATACCCCATCGGAGCGGACCTGGTCATCCGCCAGGCCAACGCCTTCTCCAATGCTGTTACCATCGGAGACATCGAAAAGCTACGAAGCAAAGTAGACATATAA